In the Staphylococcus condimenti genome, one interval contains:
- the fabI gene encoding enoyl-ACP reductase FabI: MFSLEGKTYVIMGVANKRSIGFGVAKVLDQLGAKLVFTYRKERSKKQLEKLYDQLNQEQQHMYQIDVQSDDDVINGFKQIGEDLGTIDGVYHSIAFSNVEDLRGRFSDTSRDGFLLAQDISSYSLTIVAREAKKLMPEGGSIVATTYLGGELAIPNYNVMGVAKASLEANVRYLALDLGEENIRVNSISAGPIRTVSAKGVGDLNVILREVEERAPLKRNVDQEEVGKTAAFLLSDLSSGVTGENIHVDAGFHAIK, from the coding sequence ATGTTCAGTTTAGAAGGTAAAACTTATGTCATTATGGGAGTAGCAAACAAACGCAGTATTGGTTTTGGTGTTGCTAAAGTATTAGATCAATTAGGAGCGAAACTTGTATTTACATATCGTAAAGAACGTAGTAAAAAGCAATTAGAAAAATTATATGATCAATTAAATCAAGAACAACAGCACATGTACCAAATTGATGTTCAAAGCGATGATGATGTTATCAATGGTTTTAAACAGATTGGTGAAGATTTAGGAACTATCGATGGTGTTTACCACTCAATCGCATTTTCTAATGTAGAAGATTTACGCGGCCGTTTCTCAGATACATCACGTGATGGTTTCTTGTTGGCGCAAGACATCAGTTCGTATTCATTAACAATCGTTGCACGTGAAGCGAAAAAATTAATGCCAGAAGGCGGAAGTATTGTAGCAACAACTTATCTTGGCGGTGAATTAGCTATCCCTAATTACAACGTAATGGGTGTAGCTAAAGCAAGCTTAGAAGCGAATGTACGTTACTTAGCATTAGATTTAGGTGAAGAAAATATTCGTGTAAATTCTATTTCTGCTGGGCCAATCCGTACGGTAAGTGCGAAAGGTGTAGGCGACTTAAATGTGATTTTAAGAGAAGTCGAAGAACGTGCACCATTAAAACGTAATGTAGATCAAGAAGAAGTTGGTAAAACAGCTGCTTTCTTATTAAGTGATTTATCAAGTGGTGTAACAGGCGAAAACATTCATGTTGACGCTGGTTTCCACGCTATTAAATAA
- a CDS encoding MFS transporter, whose product MAKRVDQQDKSYTNKILTSSMLGFGLENMDVMFLAFALSSIINEFHITSAEAGLISSITNFGMLFGGVIFGVLADKYGRIRIFTYTIFLFAIATALLSIAHNIYIVYILRFIAGMGGGGEFGIGMALVAEVFALKKLGRVSSVVAIGGQVGALTAALLAAAILPLWGWRALFLIGVIPVILAFYIRRNLDETDAWKRTKAKQSLEKKKSSPITLLFNSKNKAHTTIALTVMSSVQVAGYFGLMNWLPSILQKQHGLSVSNSSLWTISTIIGMSLGMLCFGQVLDKFGAKISYSIFLIASAASVFLYVFAQSAIALLIGGAFVGFFVNGMFAGYGAVISSFYPTHIRSTANNVIFNVGRAVGGLSPIAIGFLMDHSGMLGTMIFLACLYMVSLVMLLSLKHIPLRGRRYLENA is encoded by the coding sequence ATGGCAAAAAGAGTTGATCAACAAGATAAGTCATATACTAACAAGATACTTACATCTTCTATGCTGGGATTTGGTCTTGAAAATATGGACGTTATGTTTTTAGCATTTGCCTTATCAAGTATCATTAATGAATTCCACATTACATCTGCAGAAGCGGGACTTATATCATCTATCACTAACTTTGGTATGCTTTTTGGCGGTGTAATTTTTGGAGTGCTTGCTGATAAATATGGGCGTATTCGTATTTTTACATATACGATATTTTTATTTGCGATTGCAACTGCACTGCTCTCAATCGCGCATAACATTTATATTGTCTATATTTTACGTTTCATTGCCGGCATGGGTGGCGGCGGCGAGTTTGGAATTGGTATGGCGCTCGTAGCAGAAGTATTCGCATTAAAAAAATTAGGAAGAGTATCATCGGTTGTTGCTATTGGTGGTCAAGTTGGAGCTTTAACAGCAGCGTTGCTTGCAGCAGCAATTTTACCTTTATGGGGGTGGCGTGCACTCTTTTTAATTGGTGTAATTCCAGTCATCTTAGCTTTTTATATTCGTCGAAACCTTGATGAAACAGATGCTTGGAAACGTACAAAAGCAAAACAGTCGTTAGAAAAGAAAAAAAGTTCTCCGATTACGCTTTTATTTAATTCGAAGAATAAAGCACATACGACTATTGCATTGACGGTAATGTCTAGTGTTCAAGTAGCAGGTTACTTTGGACTTATGAACTGGTTGCCTTCAATTTTACAAAAACAGCACGGGTTAAGTGTTTCTAATTCATCGTTATGGACGATAAGTACAATTATCGGTATGAGTCTTGGTATGTTGTGTTTTGGACAAGTACTTGATAAATTTGGGGCGAAGATATCATACAGTATTTTCTTAATTGCATCTGCTGCTTCTGTGTTCCTTTATGTTTTTGCACAAAGCGCCATTGCTTTATTAATCGGCGGCGCATTTGTCGGATTCTTCGTAAATGGAATGTTTGCCGGTTATGGTGCTGTTATCAGCAGTTTTTATCCAACACATATAAGAAGTACGGCTAATAATGTCATTTTCAATGTTGGACGTGCAGTAGGAGGATTATCGCCGATTGCGATTGGTTTCTTGATGGATCATTCTGGTATGTTAGGTACTATGATTTTCCTTGCTTGTTTGTATATGGTTTCCCTTGTAATGCTATTATCGTTAAAACATATTCCTTTACGAGGAAGACGTTATCTAGAAAACGCATAA
- a CDS encoding esterase family protein, translating to MTEFKIGTVNKTTFHSDLLERDITFSIYLPEDYTPLFKYKVIFCFDGLDFFRYGRIHRTYENLRKEEKIERAIIIGFHYETVDLRREEFSPDGSKAPLTVKAMAKEILPYIDQKFPTYKVANGRILLGDSLAGSIALMTALSYPRLFSQVGMFSPMFNEVVDVLADRCQFIDHLNVWQAVGKEEIDFALPTTGEHADFLTPNRELNALLDQKEVTHYYEEFDGTHRWKSWKTLMEPLLLYFLAE from the coding sequence ATGACTGAATTTAAAATAGGTACTGTAAATAAGACAACTTTCCATAGTGATCTTTTAGAACGCGATATTACATTTTCTATTTATCTTCCTGAAGATTACACACCTTTATTTAAATATAAAGTGATTTTTTGTTTTGATGGGTTAGACTTTTTCAGGTATGGCCGTATTCATCGTACATATGAAAACTTAAGAAAAGAAGAAAAAATTGAACGAGCGATTATTATTGGATTTCATTATGAAACAGTGGATTTGCGCAGAGAAGAGTTTTCGCCTGATGGAAGCAAGGCGCCATTGACTGTAAAAGCGATGGCAAAAGAAATTCTGCCATACATTGATCAAAAATTTCCAACGTATAAAGTTGCAAATGGTCGTATTTTATTAGGAGATAGTTTAGCGGGCTCCATTGCGTTAATGACTGCATTATCGTACCCGAGATTGTTTAGTCAAGTTGGTATGTTCAGTCCGATGTTTAATGAAGTTGTCGATGTATTAGCAGATCGTTGCCAATTTATCGACCATTTGAATGTTTGGCAAGCAGTAGGGAAAGAAGAAATCGATTTTGCATTGCCAACTACAGGTGAACATGCTGACTTCTTAACGCCGAACCGAGAATTAAATGCGCTATTGGACCAAAAAGAAGTGACGCATTATTATGAAGAATTCGACGGTACACATCGATGGAAATCATGGAAAACATTAATGGAACCATTGTTATTATACTTTTTAGCAGAATGA
- a CDS encoding alanine/glycine:cation symporter family protein: protein MLESIVAWFNEVVWSKPLVYGLLITGILFSLMMKFFQVRHFKEMIRLMFHGEKSPTGISSFQAIALSLAGRVGTGNIVGVSTAIFIGGPGAVFWMWVTAFLGASSAFIESTLGQIFKREEKGEYRGGPAYYIQYGIKGRLGKIYGLVFAIVTVISVGLLLPGVQSNAIASSMHNAFKVPSWIIAVILAVVLGLIIFGGVKWIANVATAVVPFMAIIYILMAVFIIILNIQAVPALFALIFKSAFGMQAAFGGIFGAMIEIGVKRGLYSNEAGQGTGPHAAAAAEVSHPAKQGLVQAFSVYVDTLFVCTATALIILISGTYNTTNGDVGPGGLPKLIKDNGIFVQSADGTKDYSGTAMYAQAGIDKALQGGSYHFDPTFSGVGSYFIAIALFFFAFTTILAYYYIAETNIAYMTRNSSRFTTTIWINVARIVLIGATVYGSIKTADVAWSMGDLGVGMMAWLNIIAIWILHRPAIDALKDYESQMKRLGSGNYAIYHPDPKKLPNATFWLEDYPKRLKKAHFNEEQYNDKDNDQNPGPDVPLGKNLKEV, encoded by the coding sequence ATGCTAGAAAGTATTGTAGCTTGGTTTAATGAAGTAGTATGGAGTAAACCGCTTGTTTATGGTTTATTGATTACTGGTATATTATTCTCACTGATGATGAAATTTTTCCAAGTCAGGCATTTTAAAGAAATGATCCGTTTAATGTTCCATGGTGAAAAATCACCAACTGGAATTTCTAGTTTCCAAGCGATTGCCTTATCTTTAGCTGGACGTGTTGGAACTGGTAACATTGTCGGAGTTTCTACTGCCATCTTCATTGGGGGGCCTGGAGCAGTATTTTGGATGTGGGTTACAGCATTCTTAGGTGCAAGTAGTGCATTCATCGAGTCCACTTTAGGTCAAATTTTTAAGCGAGAAGAAAAAGGAGAATACCGAGGCGGTCCCGCTTACTACATTCAGTATGGGATTAAAGGGCGTTTAGGTAAAATTTACGGTCTTGTCTTTGCGATTGTAACAGTCATTTCTGTTGGGCTTCTTTTACCGGGAGTTCAATCCAATGCAATCGCGAGCTCAATGCATAATGCTTTTAAAGTTCCAAGTTGGATTATTGCTGTTATTTTAGCTGTAGTTTTAGGTTTAATTATTTTCGGCGGTGTAAAATGGATTGCAAACGTAGCAACTGCAGTTGTTCCATTTATGGCTATTATTTATATCTTAATGGCTGTTTTTATTATCATTCTTAATATACAAGCAGTTCCTGCATTATTCGCACTTATTTTTAAATCAGCATTCGGGATGCAAGCAGCATTTGGGGGTATCTTTGGTGCAATGATTGAAATCGGAGTAAAGCGTGGGCTTTACTCAAATGAAGCAGGACAAGGTACTGGACCGCATGCAGCTGCTGCAGCAGAAGTTTCTCATCCAGCTAAACAAGGACTTGTACAAGCTTTCTCAGTTTATGTTGATACATTATTTGTATGTACAGCGACTGCATTAATTATTTTGATTTCAGGAACTTATAACACGACAAATGGTGATGTTGGACCTGGCGGTTTACCAAAACTGATTAAAGATAACGGAATATTCGTACAATCAGCAGATGGAACAAAAGACTATTCCGGTACTGCGATGTATGCACAAGCAGGTATTGATAAAGCCTTGCAAGGAGGCAGTTATCATTTTGATCCGACATTCTCAGGGGTAGGTTCATACTTTATTGCGATTGCATTATTCTTCTTTGCTTTTACTACTATTTTGGCATATTACTATATCGCCGAAACAAATATTGCATATATGACACGAAACAGTTCACGCTTTACTACTACGATTTGGATTAATGTTGCACGTATTGTATTAATCGGTGCAACTGTATATGGTTCAATTAAAACAGCTGATGTCGCTTGGAGTATGGGTGACTTAGGTGTAGGTATGATGGCTTGGTTAAATATTATTGCCATTTGGATCCTTCATCGACCGGCTATCGATGCACTTAAAGATTATGAAAGTCAGATGAAACGCTTAGGTTCAGGTAATTATGCTATTTACCACCCTGACCCGAAAAAATTACCAAATGCGACATTCTGGCTTGAAGATTATCCAAAACGTTTGAAAAAAGCGCATTTCAATGAAGAACAATATAATGATAAAGATAATGATCAAAACCCAGGACCTGATGTACCTCTAGGCAAAAATTTGAAAGAAGTTTAA
- the cozEa gene encoding lipoteichoic acid biosynthesis protein CozEa — MLNKVWFRTGIMLIILFVLIKLIMEVHVIFNPIIIIVKSVLLPFILSGFLFYVFLPLQKLLEKYRIPRWGSITIIFVILIGIITAAVTVVAPLIMNQINNLIKQAPQLQQETQAMIKYALDQMDKLPNDVTDRVNKVVKSFGDNVTNVLTNSISIVSQIISTLFLLIMVPFFLIYMLKDHEKFIPSIAKLFNGDRKVFVVNLLKDLNHTLQSYIQGQVTVSFILGVILYIGYSIIGLDYTLLLVLFAGVANMIPFLGPWMSFAPAAIIGIIQSPSAFIWVCVVTLVAQQLEGNVITPNVMGKSLSIHPLTIIVVILAAGNLGGFVLILVAVPLYAVIKTIVRNVFKYRQSIMMKAQSDVKD; from the coding sequence ATGCTTAACAAAGTATGGTTCAGGACAGGTATAATGCTTATCATTCTGTTCGTACTGATTAAGTTGATAATGGAAGTACATGTTATTTTCAATCCCATTATCATCATTGTTAAATCAGTATTATTGCCATTTATTTTGAGCGGATTCTTATTTTACGTATTCCTGCCGCTTCAAAAACTATTAGAAAAATATCGCATTCCTCGTTGGGGAAGCATTACAATTATATTTGTAATCTTAATTGGTATCATTACAGCTGCCGTTACCGTTGTAGCGCCATTAATTATGAATCAAATTAATAACTTGATTAAACAAGCACCGCAATTACAACAAGAAACTCAAGCAATGATTAAATATGCTTTAGATCAAATGGATAAACTTCCTAATGATGTAACAGATCGTGTTAATAAAGTTGTAAAATCATTTGGCGATAACGTCACAAATGTCTTAACAAACTCTATTTCAATTGTATCGCAAATCATTTCTACTTTATTCTTGTTAATAATGGTTCCTTTCTTCTTAATTTATATGTTGAAAGATCATGAAAAGTTCATTCCATCTATTGCTAAATTATTCAATGGAGACCGTAAAGTATTCGTAGTAAACTTGCTAAAAGATTTAAACCATACTTTGCAATCATATATCCAAGGACAAGTAACAGTCAGCTTTATCTTAGGTGTGATTCTTTATATCGGATATTCAATCATCGGATTAGATTACACATTACTACTTGTACTCTTTGCTGGGGTTGCCAATATGATTCCATTCTTAGGTCCGTGGATGTCCTTTGCTCCTGCTGCAATTATCGGTATCATTCAAAGCCCTTCAGCATTCATCTGGGTTTGTGTGGTTACATTAGTAGCACAGCAATTAGAAGGTAATGTCATTACACCTAATGTAATGGGTAAATCATTAAGCATTCACCCGCTTACAATCATCGTTGTCATTTTAGCTGCTGGTAATCTTGGCGGATTCGTATTAATTTTAGTTGCTGTTCCTTTATATGCAGTGATTAAAACGATTGTACGTAATGTCTTTAAATATCGACAGTCTATTATGATGAAAGCGCAAAGCGACGTTAAAGATTAA